A window of the Campylobacter massiliensis genome harbors these coding sequences:
- a CDS encoding MqnA/MqnD/SBP family protein, protein MIFGKIDYLNLLPFHVFLKRSRLSSQDKKIIEFKKGVPSKLNRDLRCRRIDAAVISSIESRKKRYKKVSLGIVAKGGVKSVLVRKGTAARPDPASASSNALAGVLGLEGEVLIGDRALKAYLREGEEAFYDLGRAWRERTGLPFVFGRFSCVKGRGAYERLAREFLRANVKIPNYILAKYAQTRGISADDIKWYLKFISYEIGAKEQKALRIFFKEARKNGRTAKLLAQGER, encoded by the coding sequence CAAGATTGATTATCTAAATTTGCTTCCTTTTCACGTATTTTTAAAGCGCTCGCGCCTAAGCTCTCAGGATAAAAAAATCATCGAATTTAAAAAAGGGGTGCCTAGCAAACTAAACCGCGATCTACGCTGCCGTAGGATCGACGCCGCCGTGATATCAAGCATCGAAAGCCGCAAAAAGCGCTATAAAAAGGTGAGCCTGGGCATCGTAGCTAAGGGCGGCGTCAAAAGCGTGCTCGTGCGAAAGGGCACCGCCGCGCGCCCGGATCCAGCGTCTGCGAGCTCAAACGCGCTAGCCGGAGTGCTGGGGCTTGAGGGCGAGGTACTCATCGGCGACCGCGCGCTAAAGGCGTATCTGCGGGAGGGCGAGGAGGCGTTTTACGACCTGGGGCGGGCATGGCGCGAGCGGACGGGCTTGCCGTTTGTTTTCGGGCGATTTTCCTGCGTGAAGGGGCGCGGCGCGTATGAGCGGCTGGCGCGCGAGTTTTTGCGAGCAAATGTCAAAATCCCAAACTACATCCTCGCCAAATACGCCCAAACTAGGGGCATCAGCGCGGATGATATCAAATGGTATCTCAAATTTATCAGCTACGAAATCGGCGCGAAAGAGCAAAAGGCGCTGCGGATATTTTTCAAAGAAGCGCGAAAAAACGGACGCACGGCGAAGCTTTTGGCGCAAGGCGAGCGGTAA